The Mesorhizobium sp. M1D.F.Ca.ET.043.01.1.1 genome contains a region encoding:
- a CDS encoding DUF2312 domain-containing protein produces the protein MADEITETSQTVAAGQLRAIIERIERLEEEKKTISDDIKDVYGEAKGTGFDTKAIRTIIRLRKKDQAERQEEESILDLYKAALGMV, from the coding sequence ATGGCCGACGAGATCACCGAGACCAGCCAGACTGTAGCCGCCGGCCAGCTGCGCGCCATCATCGAGCGCATCGAGCGGCTCGAGGAAGAGAAGAAGACGATTTCCGACGACATCAAGGATGTCTATGGCGAGGCCAAAGGCACCGGCTTCGACACCAAGGCGATCCGCACCATCATCCGGCTGCGCAAGAAGGACCAAGCCGAGCGCCAGGAGGAGGAGTCGATCCTGGATCTCTATAAGGCCGCGCTCGGCATGGTCTGA
- a CDS encoding arsenate reductase ArsC, with amino-acid sequence MSGQVYNVLFLCNANSARSIMGEAILNRLGAGRFKAYSAGANPRGTVNPYTLQLLESLNYDTSFARSKSWDEFSGPNAPEMNFIFTVCDNAANESCPVWPGHPMTALWAVPDPARAGGRDAEQHLAFAEAFRMMSNRIGLFTNLPIHSLDQMALQQHLEEIGRNQSQAG; translated from the coding sequence ATGAGCGGTCAAGTCTACAACGTCCTCTTTCTCTGTAACGCCAACTCGGCCCGCTCGATCATGGGCGAGGCCATTCTCAATCGGCTCGGCGCCGGCCGTTTCAAGGCCTATTCAGCCGGCGCCAACCCCAGGGGCACCGTCAACCCATACACGCTTCAACTGCTGGAGAGCCTGAATTACGACACCTCCTTCGCCCGCTCCAAGAGCTGGGACGAGTTTTCCGGACCAAACGCGCCCGAGATGAACTTCATCTTCACCGTCTGCGACAACGCCGCGAACGAAAGCTGTCCGGTCTGGCCCGGTCATCCGATGACGGCGCTTTGGGCGGTGCCGGATCCGGCCAGGGCCGGTGGAAGGGACGCCGAGCAGCATCTGGCCTTCGCCGAGGCTTTCCGCATGATGAGCAACCGCATCGGCCTGTTCACGAACCTGCCGATACATTCGCTCGATCAGATGGCGCTGCAGCAGCATCTCGAAGAGATTGGCCGCAACCAGTCGCAAGCGGGCTGA
- the msrB gene encoding peptide-methionine (R)-S-oxide reductase MsrB, with amino-acid sequence MDTHAYPVTRTDAEWRARLTPEQYAVMRNHGTERPGSCALLYEKRAGTFFCVGCDQPLFESKLKFESGTGWPSFNDPVPGSIETTVDRSYGMVRTECHCSRCGGHLGHVFEDGPPPTGLRYCINGVALQFEPSA; translated from the coding sequence ATGGACACCCACGCCTACCCCGTCACCCGCACCGATGCCGAGTGGCGCGCCCGGCTGACGCCGGAGCAATATGCCGTCATGCGCAACCACGGCACGGAGCGCCCCGGCAGCTGCGCCCTGCTTTACGAGAAGCGCGCCGGCACTTTCTTCTGCGTCGGCTGCGACCAGCCGCTGTTCGAATCCAAGCTGAAGTTCGAGAGCGGCACCGGCTGGCCGAGCTTCAACGATCCGGTCCCCGGCTCGATCGAGACCACCGTCGACCGCAGCTACGGCATGGTGCGGACCGAGTGCCATTGCTCGCGCTGCGGCGGCCATCTCGGCCATGTCTTCGAGGACGGCCCGCCGCCGACCGGCCTGCGCTACTGCATCAACGGCGTGGCGCTGCAGTTCGAGCCGTCGGCCTGA
- a CDS encoding VWA domain-containing protein → MFIPFFLELKAARVPVSLREYLSLLEGLEAGLVDYDVEGFYYLARSALVKDECHLDRFDQVFAHVFKGVEALAGPDALDVANLPEEWLRRLAEKHLTDEEKKLVEALGGFDKLMETLKQRLEEQKGRHQGGSKWIGTGGTSPFGAYGYNPEGVRIGQAESRHRRAVKVWDKREFKNFDDAVELGTRNIKVALKRLRRWVREGAEEEFDLPGTIHATAEHGYLDVKTRPERRNAVKLLMFFDVGGSMDDHIRGVEELFSAARAEFRQLEYFYFHNCLYERVWKDNRRRLAETIPTFDLIHKYGPDYKVIVVGDASMSPYEIAHPGGSVEHWNPEAGSIWLGRLLQQWPNAIWLNPESPKNWGYTHSIQLIRDIFGGRMFPLTLAGLEAATKQLSRKH, encoded by the coding sequence ATGTTCATCCCCTTCTTCCTCGAACTGAAAGCCGCGCGGGTTCCCGTTTCGCTCAGGGAATATCTGTCGCTGCTCGAAGGGCTGGAGGCCGGGCTGGTCGACTATGACGTGGAGGGTTTCTACTACCTCGCCCGCTCAGCCCTGGTGAAGGACGAGTGCCATCTCGACCGCTTCGACCAGGTATTCGCGCATGTCTTCAAGGGCGTCGAGGCGCTTGCCGGGCCGGACGCCCTCGATGTCGCCAACCTCCCCGAGGAATGGCTGCGCCGGCTGGCCGAAAAGCACCTGACCGACGAGGAGAAGAAGCTGGTCGAGGCACTGGGCGGCTTCGACAAGCTGATGGAGACCCTGAAACAGCGGCTGGAAGAGCAGAAGGGCCGCCACCAGGGCGGCTCGAAATGGATCGGCACCGGCGGCACCTCGCCCTTCGGGGCTTATGGCTACAATCCCGAAGGCGTGCGCATCGGGCAGGCTGAGAGCCGCCACCGTCGCGCGGTAAAAGTCTGGGACAAGCGCGAATTCAAGAATTTCGACGACGCGGTCGAGCTCGGCACCCGCAACATCAAGGTGGCGCTGAAGCGCCTGCGGCGCTGGGTGCGCGAGGGCGCCGAAGAAGAGTTCGACCTGCCCGGCACCATCCACGCCACCGCCGAGCACGGCTATCTCGACGTCAAGACGCGACCCGAGCGGCGCAACGCAGTGAAGCTCCTGATGTTCTTCGATGTCGGCGGCTCGATGGACGATCATATCCGCGGCGTTGAGGAATTGTTTTCCGCCGCCCGCGCCGAATTCCGCCAGCTCGAATATTTCTACTTCCACAACTGCCTTTACGAGCGCGTCTGGAAGGACAACCGCCGCCGCCTTGCCGAGACGATCCCGACCTTCGACCTCATCCACAAATACGGGCCGGACTACAAGGTGATCGTCGTCGGCGACGCGTCGATGAGCCCCTACGAAATCGCCCATCCCGGCGGCTCCGTCGAGCACTGGAACCCGGAGGCCGGCAGCATCTGGCTCGGCCGCCTGCTGCAGCAATGGCCGAATGCAATCTGGTTGAACCCCGAAAGCCCGAAGAACTGGGGCTACACCCACTCGATCCAGTTGATCCGCGACATCTTCGGCGGCCGCATGTTCCCGCTGACGCTGGCTGGGCTCGAGGCAGCGACGAAGCAGCTGTCCCGCAAGCACTAG
- a CDS encoding type II toxin-antitoxin system HicB family antitoxin has translation MTHYVGILDGAEDTWGVRVPDLPGCHGGGASPEEAIADATSAMREWAETRMAKQLPMPAPRTVADLLLAGEIDSSAGESAVMIPVLIDSGRPVRANLSLDAGLLAAIDEEAGRRGLTRSAFIASAAREKIEGHR, from the coding sequence ATGACGCATTATGTTGGAATTCTCGATGGCGCCGAAGATACTTGGGGCGTGCGCGTTCCCGATCTTCCCGGCTGCCATGGCGGCGGTGCGAGCCCCGAGGAAGCGATTGCCGACGCGACCTCGGCCATGCGGGAATGGGCCGAAACACGGATGGCAAAGCAGTTGCCCATGCCTGCCCCACGTACCGTGGCGGATTTGTTGCTGGCGGGCGAAATCGACAGCAGTGCCGGCGAGTCGGCGGTGATGATTCCTGTGCTGATCGATTCCGGGCGACCTGTACGAGCCAACCTTTCGTTGGACGCCGGCCTTTTGGCGGCAATCGACGAAGAGGCTGGCCGGCGTGGACTCACGCGCTCCGCTTTCATTGCGAGCGCTGCCAGAGAAAAGATCGAGGGACACAGATAA
- a CDS encoding type II toxin-antitoxin system HicA family toxin yields MPLIEINTRKIIARLLRDGWVSVGGGKHDKYEHPEKPEIMIVVPRHREQSPGVARSIARLAGWL; encoded by the coding sequence ATGCCGCTGATCGAGATTAACACGCGCAAGATCATCGCGAGGCTGTTGCGTGACGGCTGGGTTAGCGTAGGCGGAGGCAAGCACGACAAGTACGAGCATCCGGAGAAACCGGAGATCATGATTGTCGTGCCGAGGCATCGCGAACAGTCTCCGGGCGTCGCGCGGTCGATCGCGCGGCTTGCCGGATGGCTTTGA
- a CDS encoding GNAT family N-acetyltransferase, translating to MTEITVRPLAQSDHADWRRLWTAYLTFYETKLPDEVYDLTWKRLFTAGEFEPKGFIATLDGKAVGLTHYLYHRSCWSLVDNCYLQDLFADPEVRGKGIGAALIKAVQEEAGKIGVKNVYWMTHETNATARRLYDHVARRTGFIEYDLL from the coding sequence ATGACCGAGATCACCGTCCGCCCGCTTGCCCAGTCCGACCACGCCGACTGGCGCCGGTTGTGGACCGCCTACCTCACTTTCTACGAGACCAAGCTGCCGGACGAGGTCTACGACCTCACCTGGAAGCGCCTGTTCACGGCAGGCGAATTCGAGCCGAAGGGCTTCATCGCCACGCTCGACGGCAAGGCGGTAGGTCTTACGCACTACCTCTACCACCGCTCCTGCTGGTCGCTGGTCGACAACTGCTATCTGCAGGATCTGTTCGCCGACCCCGAAGTGCGCGGCAAGGGCATTGGCGCGGCGCTGATCAAAGCCGTGCAAGAGGAGGCCGGCAAGATCGGCGTGAAGAACGTCTACTGGATGACGCACGAGACCAACGCCACCGCGCGCCGGCTCTACGACCATGTCGCGCGCCGCACGGGCTTCATCGAGTACGATCTGTTGTGA
- a CDS encoding MoxR family ATPase, protein MRFEGTAAYVADRDLMVAVNAAIALERPLLVKGEPGTGKTELARQVAAALGLDFIEWNVKSTTKAQQGLYEYDAVSRLRDSQLGDDRFSDIRNYIKRGKLWDAFAAPRKVVLLIDEIDKADIEFPNDLLQELDRMEFFVYETGETIHAALRPIVIITSNNEKELPDAFLRRCFFHYIRFPDIETLHRIVDVHYPGIKQNLVRAALTQFYAIREVPGLKKKPSTSEALDWIRLLVADDIAPEDLRADPKNALPKLHGALLKNEQDVHLFERLAFMARRQQ, encoded by the coding sequence ATGCGTTTCGAAGGCACCGCGGCTTACGTCGCCGACAGGGATTTGATGGTGGCGGTCAACGCCGCGATCGCGCTGGAGCGGCCCTTGCTGGTCAAGGGCGAGCCCGGCACCGGCAAGACCGAGCTCGCCCGCCAGGTGGCGGCGGCGCTCGGGCTGGATTTCATCGAATGGAACGTCAAGTCGACCACCAAGGCGCAGCAGGGCCTTTACGAATATGACGCCGTCTCGCGCTTGCGCGACAGCCAGCTCGGCGACGACCGTTTCAGCGACATCAGGAATTACATCAAGCGCGGCAAGCTTTGGGATGCCTTCGCGGCGCCGAGGAAGGTCGTGCTTCTGATCGACGAGATCGACAAGGCCGACATCGAGTTCCCCAACGACCTCCTGCAGGAACTCGACCGGATGGAGTTCTTCGTCTACGAAACCGGCGAGACGATTCACGCGGCGCTGAGGCCGATCGTCATCATCACTTCCAACAACGAGAAGGAACTGCCCGACGCCTTCCTGCGCCGCTGCTTCTTCCACTATATCCGCTTCCCCGACATCGAGACGCTGCACCGGATCGTCGACGTGCATTATCCCGGCATCAAGCAGAACCTGGTGCGCGCCGCGCTCACCCAGTTCTACGCGATCCGCGAGGTGCCCGGACTGAAGAAGAAGCCGTCGACCTCCGAGGCGCTCGACTGGATCCGCCTGCTGGTCGCCGACGACATCGCGCCGGAAGACCTGCGCGCCGATCCGAAAAACGCGCTGCCGAAGCTGCACGGCGCGCTGCTCAAGAACGAGCAGGACGTGCACCTGTTCGAGCGCCTGGCCTTCATGGCGAGACGGCAACAATAA
- a CDS encoding 5-formyltetrahydrofolate cyclo-ligase produces MTPSKDLKKQLRKDALARRDALDEFWRVEIALEMAETAKEKIAVEPGQIVSGFWPMRSEVDVRPLMFALREKGARLCLPAILDKTTIVFRELVRGAPMVEMGFGTVGPHAEAEVLDPSMMLIPLAAFDARGHRIGYGAGYYDRAIARLADKGLTPRLIGIAFDCQEVEMVPDENHDVIIPEILTESGLRRFTPEL; encoded by the coding sequence ATGACACCTTCCAAAGACCTGAAAAAACAGCTTCGCAAGGACGCCTTGGCGCGCCGGGACGCGCTGGATGAATTCTGGCGAGTCGAGATCGCGCTCGAGATGGCGGAAACCGCGAAGGAGAAGATCGCCGTCGAGCCGGGCCAGATCGTCTCAGGCTTCTGGCCGATGCGCTCCGAGGTCGATGTGCGGCCGCTGATGTTCGCGCTGCGCGAAAAGGGCGCCAGGCTCTGCCTGCCGGCGATCCTCGACAAGACCACCATCGTCTTCCGCGAACTGGTGCGCGGCGCGCCGATGGTCGAGATGGGCTTCGGCACGGTCGGGCCGCATGCAGAGGCGGAAGTCCTGGACCCGTCGATGATGCTGATACCGCTTGCCGCCTTCGATGCGCGCGGCCATCGCATCGGCTACGGCGCCGGCTACTACGACCGGGCGATCGCGAGGCTGGCCGACAAGGGCCTGACACCCCGGCTGATCGGCATCGCCTTCGACTGCCAGGAAGTCGAAATGGTCCCTGACGAGAACCATGACGTCATCATCCCGGAAATACTCACCGAGAGCGGGTTGCGCCGGTTCACGCCGGAATTGTAG
- a CDS encoding YmdB family metallophosphoesterase yields MRLFFLGDMVGKTGRTAVWEQLPGLISDFKLDFVIVNGENAAGGFGITEEIFRETLAAGADVVTTGNHVWDQRDALIFAPREERFLRPSNFPKGTPGRGSGVYIARNGARVLVANIMGRVFMHPELDDPFQAGERELAACPLGEQADAAVIDFHAEATSEKMCFAHFVDGRASLVVGTHTHQPTADHQILNGGTAYISDAGMCGDYDSSLGMDKEEPLNRFLSKVPKGRFEAANGPATLCGIGVEISDRTGLAEKIAPFRRGPRLEETAPSFWS; encoded by the coding sequence ATGAGACTTTTCTTTCTCGGCGACATGGTTGGAAAAACTGGACGCACGGCGGTGTGGGAACAGCTGCCCGGGCTGATTTCCGACTTCAAGCTCGACTTCGTCATCGTCAACGGTGAGAACGCCGCAGGCGGCTTCGGCATCACCGAGGAGATCTTTCGCGAGACGCTCGCTGCGGGCGCCGATGTCGTGACCACCGGCAACCATGTCTGGGACCAGCGCGACGCGCTGATCTTCGCGCCACGCGAGGAGCGCTTCTTGCGCCCCTCCAATTTCCCGAAGGGCACGCCGGGGCGCGGCTCGGGCGTCTACATCGCCAGGAATGGCGCGCGGGTGCTGGTCGCCAACATCATGGGCCGCGTCTTCATGCATCCCGAGCTCGACGACCCGTTTCAGGCCGGCGAGCGCGAGCTTGCGGCCTGCCCGCTCGGCGAGCAGGCGGATGCGGCCGTCATCGATTTCCATGCCGAGGCGACCTCGGAAAAGATGTGCTTCGCGCATTTTGTCGACGGCCGCGCCAGCCTGGTGGTCGGCACGCACACGCACCAGCCGACGGCCGATCATCAGATCCTCAACGGCGGCACCGCCTATATTTCGGACGCGGGCATGTGCGGCGACTATGATTCCTCGCTCGGCATGGACAAGGAGGAACCTCTCAACCGCTTCCTGTCGAAAGTGCCGAAGGGCCGTTTCGAGGCGGCGAACGGACCAGCGACGCTGTGCGGCATCGGCGTCGAGATTTCCGATCGCACCGGGCTGGCCGAAAAGATCGCGCCGTTTCGTCGCGGGCCGCGGCTTGAGGAAACGGCGCCGTCCTTCTGGTCGTGA
- a CDS encoding TerC family protein, translating into MQLVEFLAPHFAFVSDPTAWIALLTLVVLEVVLGIDNLIFISILTNKLPEAQRARARRLGISAALVMRLVLLATISIIVQLTTPVFTALGHGFSWRDLILIAGGLFLVWKATKEIHHTVDPQDHQDTMVGTLQLSLAGAIFQILLLDLVFSIDSIITAVGMTDEIAIMYIAVIVAVSVMMLAATPLANFIAKNPTIVMLALGFLLMVGMTLIADGMGYHVPKGYIYVAMGFSALVEGLNMLARRRKEQRPGEGH; encoded by the coding sequence ATGCAGCTTGTCGAATTCCTGGCGCCGCACTTTGCCTTCGTTTCCGATCCGACCGCATGGATCGCGCTGCTGACGCTGGTGGTGCTGGAGGTGGTGCTCGGCATCGACAACCTGATCTTCATCTCGATCCTCACCAACAAGCTGCCGGAAGCGCAGCGTGCACGCGCGCGCCGGCTGGGGATCTCGGCGGCGCTGGTCATGCGCCTCGTCCTGCTCGCCACCATCTCGATCATCGTGCAACTGACGACGCCGGTGTTCACGGCGCTCGGGCACGGCTTTTCCTGGCGCGACCTGATCCTGATCGCCGGCGGCCTGTTCCTGGTCTGGAAGGCGACCAAGGAGATACACCACACCGTCGACCCGCAGGACCATCAGGATACAATGGTGGGCACGCTGCAGTTGAGCCTGGCCGGCGCGATCTTCCAGATCCTGCTGCTCGACCTCGTCTTCTCGATCGATTCCATCATCACCGCCGTCGGCATGACCGACGAGATCGCCATCATGTATATCGCGGTGATCGTGGCGGTAAGCGTGATGATGCTGGCGGCGACCCCGCTCGCCAATTTCATCGCCAAGAACCCGACCATCGTCATGCTGGCGCTGGGCTTCCTGCTGATGGTCGGCATGACGCTGATCGCCGACGGCATGGGATATCATGTGCCCAAGGGCTACATCTATGTCGCCATGGGTTTTTCCGCCCTGGTCGAGGGGCTCAACATGCTGGCGCGGCGGCGGAAGGAGCAAAGGCCCGGCGAAGGGCATTGA
- a CDS encoding SRPBCC family protein, with product MELNHAPTAETGMLIRRPVAEVFEAIVDPAITTKFWFMHSSGRLDEGRPVQWEWRMYGVSTKVEVSEIVPNEKIVMQWSEPPTTVVWTFTRMPGDATFLEVRNFGFAGSGDAQVNQAIGSTGGFALVLAGAKAWLEQGLTLGLIGDRHPKGVSA from the coding sequence ATGGAACTCAACCACGCCCCTACCGCCGAGACCGGCATGCTTATCCGCCGGCCGGTCGCCGAAGTTTTCGAGGCCATTGTCGATCCGGCAATCACGACGAAGTTCTGGTTCATGCATTCCAGCGGCCGGCTGGACGAGGGCAGGCCGGTTCAGTGGGAATGGCGCATGTACGGTGTCTCGACCAAGGTCGAGGTCAGTGAGATCGTCCCCAACGAAAAGATCGTCATGCAATGGAGCGAGCCGCCGACCACCGTTGTCTGGACTTTCACCCGGATGCCGGGCGACGCGACTTTTCTCGAGGTCCGCAATTTCGGCTTCGCCGGCTCAGGCGACGCCCAGGTGAACCAGGCGATCGGCTCGACCGGCGGTTTTGCGCTGGTGCTTGCCGGCGCCAAGGCATGGCTGGAACAGGGCCTGACGCTCGGCCTTATCGGCGACCGGCACCCGAAGGGTGTATCGGCCTAG
- a CDS encoding VOC family protein translates to MKVTPFLMFEGRAEEAMTLYCGTIPESSVLDVTRYGPGEDGPEGTVKLARASIGGHEVMIFNSPVHHAFTFTPSFSFFVDCSSEEEQEQIIDVLSKGGAFLMPAGNYGFSRRFAWFNDQFGVSWQINLP, encoded by the coding sequence GTGAAAGTTACGCCGTTCCTGATGTTCGAAGGCCGGGCCGAAGAGGCCATGACACTCTATTGCGGGACCATTCCCGAGAGCAGCGTCCTCGACGTCACACGCTACGGTCCAGGCGAGGACGGGCCCGAAGGGACGGTCAAGCTGGCACGCGCCTCGATCGGCGGCCACGAGGTGATGATCTTCAACAGCCCGGTGCACCACGCCTTCACCTTCACGCCGTCATTCTCGTTCTTTGTCGACTGTTCGTCCGAAGAGGAACAGGAGCAGATCATCGACGTTCTTTCCAAGGGTGGTGCGTTCCTGATGCCGGCCGGCAATTACGGCTTCAGCCGCCGCTTCGCCTGGTTCAACGACCAGTTCGGCGTCTCCTGGCAGATCAACCTGCCCTGA
- a CDS encoding SRPBCC domain-containing protein, with translation MSLGFRISGRIGKPVDEVFDAVVNPAKLSGYFTTIGGASAPLVAGTTVTWWKTVPVEVDEVTRDKRIVLRWDATDAGGKPAYKTRIEMNFEPLDDGGTFVTIAEEGWLEGEFGLKKSYLNCEGWSQMLACMKAYLEHGINLRDGYYRAEMKGEPANETNI, from the coding sequence ATGTCTCTTGGATTCAGGATTTCCGGACGCATCGGCAAACCGGTCGACGAGGTCTTCGACGCTGTCGTCAATCCGGCGAAGCTCAGCGGTTACTTCACCACCATCGGCGGCGCCTCCGCTCCGCTGGTCGCCGGCACCACCGTCACCTGGTGGAAGACGGTGCCTGTCGAGGTCGACGAGGTGACCAGGGACAAACGCATCGTGCTGCGCTGGGACGCGACCGACGCCGGCGGCAAGCCGGCCTACAAGACCCGCATCGAGATGAATTTCGAGCCGCTGGACGACGGCGGCACCTTCGTCACCATCGCCGAGGAGGGCTGGCTTGAAGGCGAGTTCGGCTTGAAGAAATCCTACCTCAATTGCGAGGGCTGGTCGCAGATGCTGGCCTGCATGAAGGCCTATCTCGAACACGGCATCAATTTGCGCGACGGCTACTACCGCGCCGAGATGAAGGGCGAGCCGGCCAACGAAACCAACATCTGA
- a CDS encoding helix-turn-helix domain-containing protein, with translation MSSQTADDHVFKALAHPRRRELLDRLKDRPQTTGSLCEAFPDMDRCTVMMHLKVLEEADLVVARREGRERWNHLNALPIRQIHDRWISQYAGHAISILDRLKSDLEG, from the coding sequence ATGTCAAGTCAAACTGCGGACGACCATGTTTTCAAGGCCTTGGCGCATCCGCGCCGGCGCGAGCTGCTCGACCGGCTGAAGGATCGGCCGCAGACCACCGGCTCGCTCTGCGAGGCATTCCCGGACATGGACCGCTGCACGGTGATGATGCATCTCAAGGTGCTCGAAGAGGCCGACCTGGTCGTGGCGCGGCGCGAGGGGCGCGAGCGCTGGAACCATCTCAACGCGCTGCCGATCAGGCAGATCCACGACCGCTGGATCAGCCAGTATGCCGGCCACGCCATCAGCATCCTCGACCGGCTCAAGTCGGATCTGGAGGGATGA
- a CDS encoding YebC/PmpR family DNA-binding transcriptional regulator, with translation MAGHSQFKNIMHRKGRQDAVRSKMFSKLAREITVAAKTGTPDPAMNPRLRLAVQNAKAVSMPKDNIQRAINKASAGDAENYEAVRYEGYGPGGVALIVEVLTDNRNRSASNVRAAFTKAGGALGETGSVSFMWDRIGEIYYPVAAGSADKVMEAAIEAGADDVESDEEGHTIYCGFENLGEVSKSLEAALGEAESVKPIWRPQNNVPVDEERAQSLMKLVATLEDDDDAQSVYANFEVDDETMAKLSAA, from the coding sequence ATGGCTGGCCATTCGCAGTTCAAGAACATCATGCACCGCAAGGGCCGCCAGGACGCGGTGCGGTCGAAAATGTTTTCCAAGCTGGCGCGCGAAATCACCGTCGCCGCCAAGACCGGCACGCCCGATCCGGCGATGAACCCGCGCCTGCGTCTTGCGGTGCAGAACGCCAAGGCGGTGTCGATGCCGAAGGACAACATCCAGCGCGCCATCAACAAGGCCTCCGCCGGCGATGCCGAGAACTACGAGGCGGTGCGCTACGAGGGCTACGGCCCGGGCGGCGTGGCGCTGATCGTCGAGGTGCTGACCGACAACCGCAACCGCTCGGCCTCCAATGTGCGCGCCGCCTTCACCAAGGCCGGCGGGGCGCTCGGCGAAACCGGCTCGGTGTCGTTCATGTGGGACCGCATCGGCGAGATCTACTATCCGGTCGCTGCCGGCAGCGCCGACAAGGTGATGGAAGCCGCGATCGAGGCCGGCGCCGACGACGTGGAGTCGGACGAGGAAGGCCACACCATCTACTGCGGCTTCGAAAATCTCGGCGAAGTGTCGAAGTCGCTCGAAGCCGCGCTCGGCGAGGCGGAATCGGTGAAGCCTATCTGGCGGCCGCAGAACAATGTCCCGGTCGACGAAGAGCGGGCGCAGTCGCTGATGAAGCTGGTCGCCACCCTCGAGGACGATGACGACGCGCAAAGCGTCTACGCCAATTTCGAGGTCGACGACGAGACGATGGCCAAGCTCAGCGCGGCCTGA
- a CDS encoding SelT/SelW/SelH family protein, with protein MSEKPLPTIRITYCTQCHWLLRAGWMAQELLSTFGTDLGEVTLVPGTGGIFTITCNEVLIWERKRDGGFPDAAKLKQLVRDVIDPDRDLGHVDRTTHKKTDPA; from the coding sequence ATGAGCGAAAAGCCGCTGCCCACCATTCGCATCACCTACTGCACGCAATGCCACTGGCTCTTGCGTGCCGGCTGGATGGCGCAGGAACTGCTCTCGACCTTCGGCACCGATCTCGGCGAGGTGACATTGGTGCCGGGCACCGGCGGCATCTTCACCATCACCTGCAACGAGGTGCTTATCTGGGAGCGCAAGCGCGACGGCGGCTTTCCGGATGCGGCGAAGCTCAAGCAACTGGTCCGCGACGTCATCGACCCGGATCGCGACCTCGGCCATGTCGACCGCACAACGCACAAGAAGACAGACCCCGCCTGA
- a CDS encoding DUF1772 domain-containing protein: protein MMKFLPTLTFIAAIGSGVVGGVFFAFSNFVMPALARLPAAGGIAAMNSINITVITPTFMTALFGTGLICLVLIAAVFFGWSQSGSYWLLAGAIIYLVGNPIVTMVFNVPLNDALAAVDPANANGAAIWTNYLSEWVMWNHVRTITAIVAMACFIMALI from the coding sequence ATGATGAAATTTCTTCCCACCCTCACCTTCATTGCCGCGATCGGCTCCGGCGTTGTCGGCGGCGTTTTCTTCGCTTTCTCGAATTTCGTCATGCCGGCGCTCGCCCGCCTGCCGGCCGCCGGCGGCATCGCAGCCATGAATTCGATCAACATCACGGTGATCACGCCGACCTTCATGACGGCGCTGTTCGGCACCGGCCTCATCTGCCTGGTGTTGATCGCCGCCGTTTTCTTCGGCTGGAGTCAGTCAGGCTCGTACTGGCTGCTTGCCGGCGCGATCATCTATCTCGTCGGCAATCCGATCGTGACCATGGTCTTCAACGTGCCGCTCAACGATGCTTTAGCCGCCGTCGATCCGGCGAACGCCAACGGCGCCGCGATCTGGACGAACTATCTGAGCGAATGGGTGATGTGGAACCACGTCCGCACCATCACCGCCATCGTGGCGATGGCCTGCTTCATCATGGCATTGATCTGA